The Mugil cephalus isolate CIBA_MC_2020 chromosome 11, CIBA_Mcephalus_1.1, whole genome shotgun sequence genome includes a window with the following:
- the gba gene encoding lysosomal acid glucosylceramidase: MPDPGPDKMALSLPSCVLLVLFISAEVISSTESSKCIARSFGQNSVVCECNSTYCDAVGSVTLPPLGQFSSHLSSMAGSRLEADQGQVQVKSTGAGLRLTIVPYQKYQKIRGFGGAMTDAAAINILSLSAGTQEQLLRQYFSNEGIGYSVVRVPMASCDFSTRQYTYADTPGDYNLENFTLASEDINMKIPLLQRAQALSPRPLSLLASAWSAPAWMKTNGELIGKGSLKGQPGGKEHKTWAQYYIRFLEEYAKYNLTFWALTTGNEPSAGRMTNYSFQALGFTPEEQRDWVALDLGPALHASSYPHTHVLVLDDNRLLLPYWAKVVLNDVHAARYIHGVAVHWYMDSFVPAEISLGTTHHIYPEYYLFGTEACAGWNPIDRGVKLGSWDRAEDYAHDIMKDLNHYVVGWTDWNLALDQTGGPNWVKNFVDSPVIVDAKRDVFYKQPTFYSLAHFSKFLWEGSQRVGVSPSVETNLEYTAFIRTDSSVVLIVLNRSSSEIQFEVWDPAVGYIPAKAPARSLLTLSWKTQ; the protein is encoded by the exons ATGCCAGATCCTGGTCCAG ataAAATGGCGCTTTCATTACCATCATGTGTCCTCCTGGTCCTTTTCATCTCAGCTGAAGTGATCTCCTCTACAG AAAGCAGCAAATGCATAGCCAGAAGCTTTGGCCAGAACTCTGTGGTCTGTGAGTGTAATTCAACCTACTGCGATGCTGTCGGCTCGGTCACCCTGCCTCCACTGGGCCAGTTTTCCTCCCACCTGTCCAGCATGGCGGGCAGCAGGCTGGAGGCCGACCAGGGTCAGGTCCAGGTGAAGAGCACTGGGGCAG gcCTCAGGCTGACTATCGTTCCCTACCAGAAGTACCAGAAGATCAGGGGATTTGGTGGAGCCATGACGGACGCTGCAGCCATCAACATACTCTCACTTTCAGCTGGCACACAGGAGCAGCTGCTGCGACAGTACTTCTCCAATGAAG GTATCGGCTACAGCGTCGTGCGTGTCCCTATGGCCAGCTGTGACTTCTCCACCCGTCAGTACACGTACGCGGACACACCGGGAGACTACAACCTGGAAAATTTCACTCTGGCCTCCGAGGACATCAACATGAAG ATCCCTCTCCTGCAGCGTGCCCAGGCCTTGTCTCCTCGGCCCCTGTCTCTGCTGGCCAGCGCCTGGAGCGCCCCCGCCTGGATGAAAACTAATGGGGAACTCATAGGAAAGGGCTCCCTCAAGGGCCAGCCAGGCGGCAAGGAACATAAAACATGGGCTCAGTACTATATCAG GTTCCTTGAGGAATATGCTAAGTATAACTTGACCTTCTGGGCCCTGACCACAGGAAATGAGCCCTCTGCAGGACGGATGACAAACTACAG TTTTCAGGCTCTGGGCTTCACCCCTGAGGAGCAGAGGGACTGGGTGGCCCTGGACCTAGGCCCTGCTCTGCATGCCTCGTCATACCCGCACACACACGTCCTCGTGCTGGATGACAACCGCCTGCTGCTGCCCTACTGGGCTAAAGTG GTCCTCAATGATGTTCATGCAGCAAGATACATTCATGGCGTGGCAGTCCACTGGTACATGGACAGCTTTGTCCCAGCTGAGATAAGCCTGGGAACCACACATCACATCTACCCAGAGTATTACCTGTTCGGCACGGAGGCCTGCGCCGGCTGGAACCCGATAGACAGAGGGGTGAAGCTGGGAAGCTGGGACAGGGCAGAGGACTATGCACATGACATCATGAAG GACTTAAATCATTATGTGGTGGGCTGGACCGACTGGAACCTGGCGTTGGACCAGACTGGTGGACCAAACTGGGTTAAAAACTTTGTAGACAGCCCAGTTATTGTGGATGCAAAGCGCGACGTCTTCTACAAGCAGCCGACTTTCTACAGCTTAGCCCACTTCAG CAAGTTCTTGTGGGAGGGGTCTCAGAGAGTGGGGGTGTCTCCCAGTGTAGAGACGAACCTGGAATACACTGCCTTCATCAGGACAGACAGCTCAGTCGTCCTCATCGTACTGAACAG GTCGTCCTCAGAGATCCAGTTTGAAGTGTGGGACCCTGCTGTGGGTTACATCCCCGCCAAAGCTCCAGCTCGTTCACTGCTAACACTGTCTTGGAAGACACAGTGA
- the dap3 gene encoding 28S ribosomal protein S29, mitochondrial — protein MALHRLSFRLRQTVTHARSLHTSVCGQQQEALATESESEPFSVFRTQETDPACHSEKHIGQYYTLPSAHISRAFPHGLPRRFQQQVKTFNEACIMVRQPALEAMSYLKKTDFSQPALRYLFYGTKGSGKTMSLCHTVHFCYTQGWLVLHIPDAHLWVKNCKELLQSSFNPSRFDQPLQAMTWLRNFRITSEPFLSKIKTKQRYIWTKRESTEEGRPLGELVDHGISRVKSSSDVVGAVIKELRRQTGQPGSDFRLAVAVDGVNALWGNSTIRKEDKSFVDPGELTLIHNLRKLMKNDWTGGAIIATLAQTGSIHTSKSAYLPQELLGEKGFDSMDPFIPMSVPIYSEKEFESCYLYYLDRHWLQHPQSHTEEGKKELIFLTNRNPSMLERVCSFL, from the exons ATGGCTCTTCACAGACTGTCCTTCAGGCTACGGCAAACG GTAACCCATGCAAGGTCCCTTCATACCAGTGTATGtgggcagcagcaggaggctcTGGCTACAGAGTCAGAATCTGAGCCCTTCTCAGTCTTCAGAACACAGGAGACTGATCCG GCATGTCATTCAGAGAAACATATCGGACAGTACTACACTCTGCCATCAGCGCACATTAGTCGTGCGTTCCCTCACGGCCTCCCACGGCGCTTCCAACAACAG GTGAAGACATTCAATGAAGCCTGCATCATGGTGAGGCAGCCAGCTCTGGAGGCCATGTCCTACCTGAAGAAAACGGACTTCAGCCAGCCTGCTCTGCGATATTTATTCT ACGGGACGAAGGGCAGTGGGAAGACGatgtctctctgtcacacagTCCACTTCTGCTACACACAGGGATGGCTGGTGCTGCACATCCCTGATG CTCACCTGTGGGTGAAGAACTGTAAGGAGCTGCTGCAATCATCCTTCAACCCCTCCCGATTTGACCAGCCGCTACAAGCGATGACATGGCTACGTAACTtcagaatcaccagtgaacctttCCTGTCAAAG ataaaaacaaagcagcgcTATATATGGACAAAGAGAGAGTCCACAGAAGAAGGACGCCCACTAGGAGAGCTGGTGGATCAC GGTATATCTCGCGTGAAGAGCAGCAGTGATGTGGTGGGGGCGGTGATCAAGGAACTGAGACGGCAAACTGGGCAACCGGGGTCAGACTTTCGCCTGGCCGTGGCTGTGGATGGTGTCAATGCCCTGTGGGGGAATTCCACCATCAGGAAGGAGGATAAGAGTTTT GTGGATCCAGGAGAGCTCACTTTGATTCATAACCTGAGAAAGCTCATGAAGAACGACTGG ACTGGAGGCGCCATCATCGCCACTCTAGCTCAGACTGGGTCAATCCACACTTCAAAATCTGCCTACTTGCCTCAAGAGCTCCTTGGAGAG AAGGGCTTTGACAGCATGGATCCGTTCATCCCCATGTCAGTGCCCATCTACAGCGAGAAGGAGTTTGAGAGCTGTTATCTCTACTACTTGGACCGCCACTGGCTGCAGCATCCTCAGA gCCACAcggaagaaggaaagaaagagctCATCTTTTTGACCAACAGGAATCCATCGATGTTGGAGAGAGTTTGTAGCTTCTTGTGA